The Roseococcus microcysteis genome contains a region encoding:
- a CDS encoding TRAP transporter small permease subunit — MADETNMAALDAAPERTGFDPVRIALDALAAIGTIWTFGLMLLICADVIGRSFLNAPITGVAEIAAHSVVGIVFLQIGATIHQRRMTRADFLIDRIARAAPALGRAMEVTFLLVGAAVMAFIAWAAWPGVWNSLALREFFGVQGLFTVPTWPFRALIVLGGTAGAVAHLALLPSAIRGR; from the coding sequence ATGGCCGATGAGACGAACATGGCGGCGCTCGACGCCGCGCCCGAACGCACCGGCTTCGACCCGGTGCGGATCGCGCTCGATGCGCTGGCCGCCATCGGCACCATCTGGACCTTCGGGCTGATGCTGCTGATCTGCGCGGACGTCATCGGGCGTTCCTTCCTGAACGCGCCCATCACGGGCGTGGCCGAGATCGCGGCGCATTCGGTGGTGGGCATCGTCTTCCTGCAGATCGGCGCCACCATCCACCAGCGCCGCATGACGCGGGCGGACTTCCTGATAGACCGCATCGCCCGCGCGGCACCCGCGCTGGGCCGCGCCATGGAGGTGACCTTCCTGCTGGTGGGGGCCGCCGTCATGGCGTTCATCGCCTGGGCGGCCTGGCCCGGCGTATGGAATTCGCTGGCGCTGCGGGAATTCTTCGGCGTGCAGGGCCTCTTCACCGTGCCCACCTGGCCCTTCCGCGCGCTAATCGTGCTGGGGGGGACGGCCGGCGCCGTCGCCCATCTCGCGCTGCTGCCCAGCGCCATCCGGGGACGCTGA
- a CDS encoding xanthine dehydrogenase family protein molybdopterin-binding subunit, producing MPTPASIGLSREDLPNSYIGRSVPRPNLPKLVQGRATYTDDVVLPRMLHAAFLRSPHAHARILAIRTEAALAVPGVVRVFTGADLAKVCDPWVAVLDHLKGMKSAPQHPLPLERATWQGEAVVAVLADTRAAAEDGVAALEVDWDPLPAQTDMETALDAGTTVIHPELGDNLVFTRTATKGDVDAAFAAAHKVVEATFVTGRHTGVTLEPRSIIADYNRADGTLTVHQATQAPHMMQTVYAKHLRMEEGQVRVICKDVGGSFGIKVHVYPDEVAVAAMARILGRPVKFIADRFESFASDIHARDHRIKARMAVEADGTIIGFDVDDLTGIGPYSVYPRTSAMEGNQVVNLVGGPYDFAHYRCTTRVVLQNKAPTCQYRAVGHPIATAVTEGLVEMAARALGMDPIELRRRNMIRDDAYPFTSPPGMRFEGLSHHASLDKLLEMVPVARIRADQAEQRKKGVYRGLGFAAFIELTNPSPFMYGIGGARISAQDGCTVRMDPDGSVVASSGVTEQGQGTEAILAQIVAHGVGVPVERVKIITGDTLNTPYGGGTWACRGAGIGGEAALQSALALKAQILEVAGAMLQAPPESLDIVMGHITDRATGAERMTLHELGRIVYFRGDTLPRDLPRELVQTRHFITKEYPFAFTNGIQACWAEVDTDTGMVKLLEHWVVEDCGRVVNPLLVDEQVRGGVVQGLGGALYEHCVYDERGNLLTTTMADYLVPMSAEMPDIHVGHVETPTKESLLGAKGAGEAGTAGAPGALLNAINDALAPLGAQVLEQPFTPARILAALGRF from the coding sequence ATGCCAACGCCCGCCAGCATCGGCCTTTCGCGCGAGGATTTGCCCAACTCCTATATCGGCCGCTCGGTGCCGCGGCCCAATCTGCCCAAGCTGGTGCAGGGCCGCGCGACCTACACGGATGATGTGGTGCTGCCGCGCATGCTGCACGCGGCCTTCCTGCGTAGCCCGCACGCCCATGCGCGCATCCTCGCCATCCGCACCGAGGCGGCGCTGGCGGTGCCCGGCGTGGTGCGCGTCTTCACCGGCGCCGACCTCGCCAAGGTCTGCGACCCCTGGGTGGCGGTGCTGGACCATCTGAAGGGCATGAAATCCGCGCCGCAGCACCCGCTGCCGCTGGAACGCGCCACCTGGCAGGGCGAGGCGGTGGTGGCCGTGCTCGCCGACACCCGCGCCGCCGCCGAGGATGGCGTGGCGGCCCTTGAAGTGGACTGGGACCCCCTGCCCGCCCAGACCGACATGGAGACGGCGCTGGATGCCGGCACCACCGTCATCCACCCCGAGCTGGGCGACAACCTCGTCTTCACCCGCACCGCCACCAAGGGCGATGTGGACGCGGCCTTCGCCGCCGCGCACAAGGTGGTGGAGGCCACCTTCGTCACGGGCCGACATACGGGCGTGACGCTCGAACCACGCTCCATCATCGCGGACTACAACCGCGCGGATGGCACGCTGACGGTGCACCAGGCCACCCAGGCCCCGCACATGATGCAGACCGTCTATGCGAAGCATCTGCGGATGGAGGAAGGCCAGGTCCGCGTCATCTGCAAGGATGTGGGCGGCAGCTTCGGCATCAAGGTGCATGTCTATCCGGACGAGGTCGCCGTCGCCGCCATGGCGCGCATTCTCGGCCGGCCGGTGAAGTTCATCGCCGACCGCTTCGAGAGCTTCGCCTCCGACATCCATGCCCGCGACCATCGCATCAAGGCGCGGATGGCGGTGGAGGCGGATGGCACCATCATCGGCTTCGACGTGGATGATCTGACCGGCATCGGGCCCTATTCGGTCTATCCGCGCACCTCGGCCATGGAGGGCAACCAGGTGGTGAACCTGGTGGGCGGGCCCTATGACTTCGCGCATTACCGCTGCACCACGCGCGTGGTGCTGCAGAACAAGGCGCCCACCTGCCAGTATCGCGCCGTGGGCCACCCCATCGCGACGGCGGTGACGGAAGGCTTGGTGGAGATGGCGGCGCGCGCGCTGGGGATGGACCCCATCGAACTGCGCCGGCGCAACATGATCCGCGACGACGCCTACCCCTTCACCTCGCCGCCGGGCATGCGCTTCGAGGGGCTGTCGCACCACGCCTCGCTCGACAAGCTGCTGGAGATGGTGCCGGTGGCGCGCATCCGTGCCGATCAGGCCGAACAGCGCAAGAAGGGCGTCTATCGCGGCCTGGGCTTCGCGGCCTTCATTGAACTCACCAACCCCTCGCCCTTCATGTATGGCATCGGCGGCGCGCGGATTTCCGCGCAGGATGGCTGCACGGTGCGGATGGACCCGGACGGGTCGGTCGTCGCCTCCTCCGGCGTCACGGAACAGGGGCAGGGCACCGAGGCCATCCTGGCGCAGATCGTGGCGCATGGCGTGGGCGTGCCGGTGGAGCGGGTGAAGATCATCACCGGCGACACGCTGAACACCCCCTATGGCGGCGGCACCTGGGCCTGCCGCGGGGCGGGCATCGGCGGCGAGGCGGCGCTGCAATCGGCGCTGGCGCTGAAGGCGCAGATCCTGGAGGTGGCGGGCGCCATGCTCCAGGCGCCACCCGAGAGCCTCGACATCGTGATGGGTCACATCACCGACCGCGCGACGGGGGCGGAGCGGATGACGCTGCACGAGCTCGGCCGCATCGTCTATTTCCGTGGCGACACCCTGCCACGTGACCTGCCGCGTGAGCTGGTGCAGACGCGCCACTTCATCACCAAGGAATACCCCTTCGCCTTCACCAACGGCATCCAGGCCTGCTGGGCCGAGGTGGACACCGACACCGGCATGGTGAAGCTGCTGGAGCATTGGGTGGTCGAGGATTGCGGCCGCGTCGTGAACCCGCTGCTGGTGGACGAACAGGTGCGCGGCGGCGTGGTGCAGGGGCTGGGCGGCGCGCTCTACGAACACTGCGTCTATGATGAGCGCGGCAATTTGCTGACCACGACGATGGCTGACTACCTGGTGCCCATGTCGGCCGAGATGCCGGACATCCATGTGGGCCATGTCGAGACGCCGACGAAGGAAAGCCTGCTCGGCGCCAAGGGCGCGGGCGAGGCCGGCACGGCGGGCGCGCCCGGGGCGCTGCTGAACGCCATCAATGACGCGCTGGCGCCGCTGGGCGCGCAAGTGCTGGAACAGCCCTTCACCCCCGCGCGAATCCTGGCCGCGCTGGGCCGCTTCTGA
- a CDS encoding TRAP transporter large permease, producing the protein MEDITLGFTLIGVMVGLIMLGLPIGITLIGTGAVGVWLIRDNPDLAFRFTAMSTYSGIQDYLFATIPLFVLMGLLVSVSNVGRDTFEVAQALLRRLRGGLGMATVGANAIFAAVTGVSIASAAVFTKVAVPEMVRHGYSMRFATGTVAGSSILGMLIPPSLLMIVYGVLAEVSIGRMFVAGILPGIIIALGFVALIWVRAAFFPHRIMTAAAPAPAVPERDMPAGEMVAKAVPILLLVVLILGGLYSGFFTPTEAGAVGAAGALVIALARRQLDWPKFWRVLRETGLVSASILFLLIAASLYSRMLSMAGVPQAIGEMVETMGLGPYGFLAAFVVIVLLMGMILDSTSILLIMVPIGAPIAQAMGFDLIHFGIMVIIAVEMGLLTPPFGISVFTVKATLGDPRVGVETIFAGALPYVLVMGAALVLIAFVPAIATALVG; encoded by the coding sequence ATGGAAGACATCACGCTGGGCTTCACGCTGATCGGCGTCATGGTGGGCCTCATCATGCTGGGCCTGCCCATCGGCATCACGCTGATCGGCACGGGGGCGGTGGGCGTGTGGCTCATCCGCGACAATCCGGACCTGGCCTTCCGCTTCACGGCGATGTCCACCTATTCGGGCATCCAGGACTACCTCTTCGCCACCATTCCCTTGTTCGTGCTGATGGGGCTGCTGGTCAGCGTCTCCAATGTGGGGCGCGACACCTTCGAGGTGGCGCAGGCCCTGTTGCGCCGACTGCGCGGCGGGCTTGGCATGGCGACGGTGGGGGCGAACGCCATCTTCGCGGCGGTGACGGGGGTGTCCATCGCCTCCGCCGCCGTCTTCACCAAGGTGGCGGTGCCGGAGATGGTGCGCCATGGCTATTCCATGCGCTTCGCCACGGGCACGGTGGCGGGCAGCTCCATCCTGGGCATGCTGATCCCGCCCTCCCTGCTGATGATCGTCTATGGCGTGCTGGCCGAGGTTTCCATCGGCCGCATGTTCGTGGCTGGCATCCTGCCCGGCATCATCATCGCGCTGGGCTTCGTGGCGCTGATCTGGGTGCGCGCCGCCTTCTTCCCGCACCGGATCATGACCGCCGCCGCCCCCGCGCCCGCGGTGCCGGAGCGCGACATGCCGGCGGGCGAGATGGTGGCCAAGGCCGTGCCCATCCTGCTGCTGGTCGTGCTGATCCTGGGCGGGCTCTACAGCGGCTTCTTCACGCCGACCGAGGCCGGCGCGGTGGGTGCGGCCGGCGCGCTGGTCATCGCGCTGGCGCGGCGGCAGCTCGATTGGCCGAAATTCTGGCGGGTGCTGCGCGAGACGGGGCTGGTCTCGGCCTCCATCCTCTTCCTGCTGATCGCGGCGAGCCTCTATTCGCGCATGCTCTCCATGGCGGGCGTGCCCCAGGCCATCGGCGAGATGGTGGAAACGATGGGCCTCGGCCCCTACGGCTTCCTGGCCGCCTTCGTGGTCATCGTGCTGCTGATGGGCATGATCCTGGACAGCACCTCCATCCTGCTGATCATGGTGCCCATCGGCGCGCCCATCGCGCAGGCCATGGGGTTCGACCTGATCCATTTCGGCATCATGGTCATCATCGCGGTCGAGATGGGGCTGCTGACGCCGCCCTTCGGCATCTCGGTCTTCACCGTGAAAGCCACATTGGGCGACCCAAGGGTGGGCGTGGAGACCATCTTCGCCGGCGCCCTGCCCTATGTGCTGGTGATGGGCGCGGCACTCGTGCTGATCGCCTTCGTGCCGGCGATCGCGACGGCGCTGGTGGGCTAG
- a CDS encoding TetR/AcrR family transcriptional regulator: MDGPPPPSPRRRLEPEARREQILDAAVAHFAEVGLGGTTRDLARRAGVTQALVYQYFGSKAELTEAVFARVYLDRLDPRWVDAIRDRATPIEARLRAFYAAYTRAIFTYEWMRIFMWAGLAGEVLNRRYLDHVGERLLAPLREEIAASPGLAPPSMEDMWNLHGGIVYIGIRRFIYHLPTPEDPAPAIAAAVARFLAGLRPAA, translated from the coding sequence TTGGACGGACCCCCGCCGCCATCGCCACGCCGCCGGCTGGAGCCCGAGGCGCGGCGCGAACAGATCCTGGACGCCGCCGTGGCGCATTTCGCCGAGGTGGGGCTGGGCGGCACCACGCGTGACCTCGCGCGGCGCGCGGGCGTGACCCAGGCGCTGGTCTACCAGTATTTCGGCAGCAAGGCGGAACTGACCGAGGCCGTCTTCGCCCGCGTCTATCTGGACCGGCTGGACCCGCGCTGGGTGGACGCCATCCGCGACCGCGCCACCCCCATCGAGGCCCGGCTCCGCGCCTTCTACGCCGCCTACACGCGCGCCATCTTCACCTATGAGTGGATGCGGATCTTCATGTGGGCGGGCCTGGCGGGCGAGGTGCTGAACCGCCGCTACCTCGACCATGTGGGCGAACGCCTGCTGGCCCCGCTGCGCGAGGAGATCGCGGCCAGCCCGGGCCTCGCGCCGCCTTCGATGGAGGATATGTGGAACCTCCATGGCGGCATCGTCTATATCGGCATCCGCCGCTTCATCTACCACCTGCCGACGCCGGAGGACCCCGCGCCGGCCATCGCGGCGGCCGTGGCGCGGTTCCTGGCGGGGCTGCGTCCGGCGGCCTAG
- a CDS encoding DUF3775 domain-containing protein has protein sequence MSGLPDREGEVDLILDMPTLVAIIAAARAADEVQEEAVNEPVQDPENPEDVSPREMGRAVAGMIANLNEDEQAALIALTWIGRGDFDATEWTQVLRQARERNADGTAPHYLGEMPLLGELLSEGLAALGRPPEEEG, from the coding sequence ATGAGCGGCCTGCCCGACCGTGAGGGGGAGGTGGACCTCATCCTCGACATGCCCACCCTTGTCGCCATCATCGCCGCCGCCCGCGCCGCCGACGAGGTGCAGGAGGAGGCGGTGAACGAGCCCGTGCAGGACCCCGAGAACCCCGAGGATGTCAGCCCGCGCGAGATGGGCCGCGCGGTGGCGGGGATGATCGCGAACCTCAACGAGGACGAGCAGGCCGCGCTGATCGCGCTGACCTGGATCGGCCGCGGTGATTTCGACGCGACGGAGTGGACGCAGGTGCTGCGCCAGGCGCGCGAGCGCAACGCCGACGGCACCGCGCCGCATTACCTGGGCGAAATGCCGCTGCTGGGGGAGCTGCTGTCCGAGGGGCTCGCCGCCCTCGGCCGGCCGCCGGAGGAGGAGGGCTAG
- a CDS encoding intradiol ring-cleavage dioxygenase, with product MRDFDEASITDAVLARFDQTPDPRLRQVMQALVRHLHGFVREVEPSFEEWQAAIAFLTQTGQTCDDKRQEFILLSDTLGVSMLVDAINHRLPEGATPTTVLGPFHVAGVAEKPLGSVLANGVDGERLHVSGQVTSADGTKLAGALLDIWHSDAEGFYDVQRAEGPVPELRACFRTDAEGRFHFWTITPTAYPVPTDGPVGAMLQATGRHPMRPAHVHFMISAPGHETLVTHVFAEGDEYLDSDAVFGVKDALVVPFAPQPPGVAPDGTVLDAPWRTLRYDFALKRV from the coding sequence ATGCGCGACTTCGACGAGGCCAGCATCACCGACGCGGTGCTGGCCCGCTTCGACCAGACGCCCGACCCGCGCCTGCGCCAGGTGATGCAGGCCCTGGTGCGCCATTTGCACGGCTTCGTGCGCGAGGTGGAGCCGAGCTTCGAGGAATGGCAGGCGGCCATCGCCTTCCTCACGCAGACCGGGCAGACATGCGACGACAAGCGGCAGGAATTCATCCTGCTGTCGGACACGCTGGGCGTGTCCATGCTGGTGGACGCCATCAACCACCGCCTGCCGGAGGGGGCCACGCCCACCACGGTCCTCGGCCCCTTCCATGTGGCGGGTGTGGCGGAGAAGCCGCTCGGCAGCGTGCTGGCGAATGGCGTGGACGGCGAGCGGCTGCACGTCTCGGGCCAGGTGACGAGCGCCGATGGCACGAAGCTGGCGGGCGCGCTGCTGGACATCTGGCATTCGGATGCGGAGGGCTTCTACGACGTGCAGCGCGCCGAGGGCCCGGTGCCGGAGCTGCGCGCCTGCTTCCGCACCGATGCCGAGGGGCGCTTCCACTTCTGGACCATCACCCCCACCGCCTATCCGGTGCCGACCGATGGGCCGGTGGGCGCCATGCTGCAGGCCACCGGCCGCCACCCCATGCGACCCGCCCATGTGCACTTCATGATCAGCGCGCCCGGCCACGAGACGCTGGTGACGCATGTCTTCGCCGAGGGCGATGAATACCTGGACAGCGACGCGGTCTTCGGCGTGAAGGACGCGCTGGTGGTGCCCTTCGCGCCGCAGCCGCCGGGTGTCGCGCCCGACGGCACGGTGTTGGACGCGCCCTGGCGTACCCTGCGCTACGATTTCGCGTTGAAACGAGTCTAG
- a CDS encoding (2Fe-2S)-binding protein, whose protein sequence is MMITLTVNGERVTRHVEPRRHLIDFLRLDLGLTGSHAGCEHGVCGACTVRVDGEIVRGCLVLAASLDGAEVTTIEGLTDSGEVADLQEAFVARNAAQCGFCTPGMVMAAADILRHHADADRAAIREHLSGNYCRCTGYQAIVDAVAATLSERAIHTPADAGRGDRTQEAGR, encoded by the coding sequence ATGATGATCACCCTGACCGTCAATGGCGAGCGTGTGACGCGCCATGTCGAACCGCGCCGCCATCTGATCGATTTCCTGCGGCTCGATCTCGGCCTCACCGGCTCGCACGCCGGGTGCGAGCATGGCGTCTGCGGCGCCTGCACGGTGCGGGTGGATGGCGAGATCGTGCGCGGCTGCCTCGTGCTGGCCGCCAGCCTGGACGGCGCCGAGGTCACCACCATCGAGGGGCTGACCGACAGCGGCGAGGTGGCGGATTTGCAGGAGGCCTTCGTGGCCCGCAACGCCGCGCAATGCGGCTTCTGCACGCCGGGCATGGTGATGGCGGCGGCCGACATCCTGCGCCACCACGCCGATGCGGACCGTGCGGCGATCCGCGAGCATCTGTCGGGCAATTACTGCCGCTGCACCGGCTACCAGGCGATTGTGGACGCGGTGGCCGCGACGCTGTCGGAGCGGGCGATTCACACCCCGGCCGATGCCGGCCGAGGTGATCGCACGCAGGAGGCCGGCCGGTGA
- the htpG gene encoding molecular chaperone HtpG, with product MTESVERHSFGAEVGRLLDLVVHALYSEREIFLRELVANAADAVDRRRFEALTNPDLSLPDAPRVRVVPDKAARTLTISDNGIGMDKAELAQHLGTIARSGTLAFTRAMAESQASDKPSLIGQFGVGFYSAFMVAERVEVTSRRAGQQEAWAWASEGRGEYTLAPATREEAGTDIVLHMKSDAEEFLEPLRLQTIIRKWADHITLPIMVVKDGEEQAANEGTALWRKPKSEITEEAYAEFHRHLGHVFDTPWATLHWRAEGTLEFTALLFIPGMKPFTPVEEARESRLRLHVRRMFITDEAALLPPWLRFVNGVVDTEDLPLNVSREMLQATPVLARIRRAVTARVLSELKTRAKDSEGYTPFWENFGATLKEGVWEDAEHRTEIAALLRFRSSAQEGWTSLADYIARMKDGQQEIYFLVGDDAAALAKSPQLEGFRARGLEVLLLSDPIDAFWPERLAGFEGKALRSITQGQVDLSEHKVEGEPAPDLAALLPLLREALKEDVAAVEETAQLVDSAAVLAAQAGAPDLAMQRMMRRAGRAFGPDRAVLRLNPRHALVRRLAAQAEAGEDVTEMAGLLLDLARVQDGDAPRAPAAFARRVTAALAGVRSASAESPEP from the coding sequence ATGACCGAATCCGTCGAACGGCACAGCTTCGGCGCCGAGGTGGGCCGGCTGCTGGACCTGGTGGTCCACGCCCTCTACTCCGAGCGCGAGATCTTCCTGCGCGAACTGGTGGCCAACGCCGCCGACGCGGTGGACCGCCGGCGCTTCGAGGCGCTGACCAACCCCGACCTCTCCCTGCCCGACGCGCCGCGCGTGCGCGTGGTGCCCGACAAGGCGGCCCGCACGCTCACCATCAGCGACAACGGCATCGGCATGGACAAGGCCGAGCTGGCGCAGCATTTGGGCACCATCGCGCGCTCGGGCACGCTGGCCTTCACGCGCGCCATGGCGGAGAGCCAGGCCAGCGACAAGCCCAGCCTCATCGGCCAGTTCGGCGTGGGCTTCTACTCGGCCTTCATGGTGGCGGAGCGGGTGGAAGTGACGTCGCGCCGCGCGGGCCAGCAGGAAGCCTGGGCCTGGGCCTCCGAAGGGCGCGGCGAATACACGCTGGCCCCCGCCACGCGCGAGGAGGCCGGCACCGACATCGTGCTGCACATGAAGTCCGACGCGGAGGAATTCCTGGAACCGCTGCGCCTGCAGACCATCATCCGCAAATGGGCGGACCACATCACCCTGCCCATCATGGTGGTGAAGGATGGTGAGGAGCAGGCGGCCAACGAGGGCACGGCGCTGTGGCGCAAGCCCAAGTCCGAGATCACCGAAGAGGCCTACGCGGAATTCCACCGCCATCTCGGCCATGTCTTCGACACGCCCTGGGCCACGCTGCATTGGCGCGCCGAGGGCACGCTGGAATTCACCGCGCTGCTCTTCATCCCCGGCATGAAGCCCTTCACGCCCGTGGAGGAAGCCCGCGAAAGCCGGCTGCGCCTGCATGTGCGGCGGATGTTCATCACCGATGAGGCGGCACTCCTGCCGCCCTGGCTGCGCTTCGTGAACGGCGTGGTGGACACGGAGGATTTGCCGCTGAACGTCTCGCGCGAGATGTTGCAGGCGACGCCGGTGCTGGCCCGCATCCGCCGCGCCGTCACCGCCCGCGTGCTGTCGGAACTCAAGACGCGCGCGAAGGATTCCGAGGGCTACACGCCCTTCTGGGAAAACTTCGGCGCCACGCTGAAGGAAGGCGTGTGGGAGGATGCCGAGCACCGCACGGAAATTGCCGCGCTGCTGCGCTTCCGTTCCTCCGCGCAGGAAGGCTGGACCTCGCTCGCCGACTACATCGCGCGCATGAAGGATGGCCAGCAGGAGATCTACTTCCTGGTGGGCGATGACGCGGCGGCCCTGGCGAAGTCGCCGCAGCTGGAGGGCTTCCGCGCGCGCGGGCTGGAAGTGCTGCTGCTCTCCGACCCCATTGACGCCTTCTGGCCGGAGCGCCTGGCGGGCTTCGAAGGCAAGGCGCTGCGCAGCATCACCCAGGGCCAGGTGGACCTCTCCGAACACAAGGTGGAAGGCGAGCCGGCGCCCGATCTCGCCGCGCTCCTGCCCCTGCTGCGCGAGGCGCTGAAGGAGGATGTCGCCGCCGTCGAGGAAACCGCGCAGCTGGTGGACAGCGCCGCCGTGCTGGCCGCCCAGGCCGGCGCGCCGGACCTCGCCATGCAGCGCATGATGCGCCGCGCCGGCCGCGCCTTCGGTCCGGACCGCGCCGTGCTGCGCCTCAACCCGCGCCACGCCTTGGTGCGGCGCCTGGCGGCGCAGGCCGAGGCGGGCGAGGACGTCACGGAGATGGCCGGGCTGCTGCTCGACCTCGCGCGCGTGCAGGATGGCGACGCCCCGCGTGCCCCCGCTGCCTTCGCGCGGCGCGTCACGGCGGCGCTGGCAGGCGTCCGATCGGCTTCGGCGGAATCGCCGGAGCCGTGA
- a CDS encoding C4-dicarboxylate TRAP transporter substrate-binding protein, with product MSIHRRSLAAGAAALPLFAVHSQAQTALNVTIASSHPVANFWVSMMKNVFQPETEKFLRDNGNTHRINWREAYGGTLYRFQDTMEAVRDNITDIGYVGTLWEGSTMPLQNVTYFTPFATGDHAVVANAFEAMNENVPAIRENWSSLNMVPLSSFITDTYHIWSTFPVRTLDDLRNRKISAPGTSANWLSGTGATPVDGALTTYYTDIQTGVSEGALSFFVGILPTRVYEVARHICKCDVGAMYVGGIAANRQRFGRFPEPVRRAMTAAGKASTVAHIQDVSSRIAAAEAEMVQKGAIITTLAPAERQRWISGLPNIAQTWARSSGPASRDVLNAYFAAIRGAGQTPGRDWDREVTA from the coding sequence ATGTCCATCCATCGCCGCAGCCTGGCCGCCGGCGCCGCCGCCCTGCCCCTCTTCGCTGTGCATTCGCAGGCGCAGACGGCACTGAACGTCACCATCGCCTCATCCCACCCGGTGGCCAACTTCTGGGTGTCCATGATGAAGAACGTCTTCCAGCCGGAGACGGAAAAATTCCTGCGCGACAACGGCAACACCCACCGCATCAACTGGCGCGAGGCCTATGGCGGCACGCTCTACCGCTTCCAGGACACGATGGAGGCGGTGCGCGACAACATCACCGACATCGGCTATGTCGGCACGCTGTGGGAGGGCAGCACCATGCCCCTCCAGAACGTCACCTATTTCACGCCCTTCGCCACCGGTGACCACGCGGTGGTGGCCAACGCCTTCGAGGCGATGAACGAGAACGTGCCGGCCATCCGCGAGAACTGGTCCTCGCTGAACATGGTGCCGCTCTCCTCCTTCATCACGGACACCTACCACATCTGGTCCACCTTCCCGGTGCGCACGCTGGATGACCTGCGGAACCGCAAGATCTCCGCACCCGGCACCAGCGCGAACTGGCTGTCCGGCACGGGGGCCACGCCGGTGGATGGCGCGCTGACCACCTACTACACCGACATCCAGACCGGCGTGTCCGAGGGCGCGCTCTCCTTCTTCGTGGGCATCCTGCCGACGCGCGTCTATGAGGTCGCGCGGCACATCTGCAAATGCGATGTGGGCGCGATGTATGTGGGCGGCATCGCGGCCAACCGCCAGCGCTTCGGCCGCTTCCCCGAGCCCGTGCGCCGCGCGATGACGGCCGCCGGCAAGGCCTCCACCGTCGCGCACATCCAGGACGTGTCCTCGCGCATCGCGGCCGCGGAGGCGGAGATGGTGCAGAAGGGCGCCATCATCACCACCCTCGCGCCCGCCGAGCGCCAGCGCTGGATCAGCGGCTTGCCCAACATCGCGCAGACCTGGGCGCGCAGCTCGGGCCCCGCCTCGCGCGATGTGCTCAACGCCTATTTCGCCGCCATCCGTGGCGCGGGCCAGACGCCCGGCCGCGATTGGGACCGCGAAGTGACCGCCTGA
- a CDS encoding FAD binding domain-containing protein, with protein sequence MKWPALGYLRASSLDELWRALGDGAQILAGGQTLLATLAFRLSEPGTLVDITRIPELRGITVTGGVLRVGALTRHAELGRDALVARHAPLLTQAVPHIAHPAIRNRGTIGGSLAYADPAAELPACAVALNATLVLARAGGERRIKATEFFTGLLTTALEPGEIIAAVEFPLAGPSQRATILEVARRSGDYAMAGLAAVLDLGADGRIASPRLTFFGVGEGPVLAKNANAALEGRVLDAAAIAAAQAALEGDLDPPADLHGPPAMKRHLCRVLLGRALQSFTPATEQAA encoded by the coding sequence ATGAAGTGGCCCGCACTGGGATATCTGCGCGCGTCGAGCCTGGATGAGCTGTGGCGCGCGCTGGGGGATGGGGCGCAAATCCTGGCGGGCGGGCAGACGCTGCTGGCCACCCTCGCCTTCCGCCTGTCCGAGCCTGGCACCCTCGTGGATATCACCCGCATTCCCGAATTGCGCGGCATCACGGTGACCGGCGGCGTGCTGCGCGTGGGCGCGCTGACGCGCCATGCGGAGCTGGGGCGGGACGCGCTGGTGGCCCGCCACGCGCCGCTGCTGACGCAGGCCGTGCCGCACATCGCGCACCCCGCCATCCGCAACCGCGGCACCATCGGCGGCAGCCTGGCCTATGCCGATCCGGCCGCCGAATTGCCGGCCTGCGCCGTGGCGCTGAATGCCACGCTGGTGCTGGCGCGCGCAGGCGGCGAGCGGCGCATCAAGGCCACCGAATTCTTCACCGGCCTGCTGACCACGGCGCTGGAACCCGGCGAGATCATCGCCGCCGTCGAATTCCCGCTGGCCGGGCCGTCGCAGCGCGCCACGATCCTGGAGGTGGCGCGGCGCAGCGGCGACTACGCGATGGCCGGGCTGGCGGCGGTGCTGGACCTGGGTGCCGATGGACGCATCGCCTCGCCCCGCCTCACCTTCTTCGGCGTGGGCGAGGGCCCGGTGCTGGCCAAGAACGCCAATGCCGCCCTGGAAGGCCGTGTGCTGGACGCTGCCGCCATCGCCGCCGCCCAGGCGGCGCTGGAGGGGGACCTCGACCCGCCCGCGGACCTGCACGGCCCGCCCGCCATGAAGCGCCACCTCTGCCGCGTGCTGCTGGGCCGCGCGCTGCAATCCTTCACGCCCGCCACGGAGCAGGCCGCATGA